From the genome of Nitrosomonas sp., one region includes:
- a CDS encoding penicillin-binding protein 2: protein MLKNFNSATSSQPKLSPGRSSLLFGCLIAGLMSLVARAAYLQGMHNDFLQQEGEARYSRIVEMNADRGMITDRNGEILAISSPVASVYVDPQILKITPVQLEQLARLLEMDKSEVEKRIYRDRGRFVYLKRQIVPEIAERIDALNIPGVAFKTEFKRYYPEGEGAAHVVGFTDINDQGQEGVERGWNDVLTGEMGSRRVIKDNKGRIIEDVENIRLPKPGQDVVLSLDRRIQHIAHRELKSAVAAHKAKAGSIVVLDAQTGEVLALTNFPVYNPNSRSSITSNRLRNRALIDTFEPGSTLKPFPIATAIEIGHVNPDTVLQTSPGTFKVGRSTIRDVSNKGLLSVAEVIQVSSNVGTVKIALSLLPQTLWEMYNNVGFGVPIGTSFPGEASGLLRPYNQWRPIEQATMSFGHGISVSLMQLARAYTIFTTGGELKPVALEKQAFPVMGQRVISSETAFAVSQMLEMATQSKGTAPLAQVNGYRVAGKTGTAHKLVDGRYAKNRYISSFVGYAPVSRPRLIIAVMLDEPSAGKYFGGAVAAPIFSQVMVGALRILNVPHDAPPANNGVNFSVVSTMNGEG, encoded by the coding sequence ATGTTGAAAAATTTTAATTCTGCGACTTCCTCACAACCAAAACTGTCTCCAGGTCGCTCATCGCTATTGTTTGGCTGTTTGATTGCGGGTTTGATGAGTCTGGTGGCGCGCGCAGCGTATTTGCAGGGCATGCATAACGATTTTTTGCAGCAGGAGGGTGAGGCGCGCTACAGCCGTATTGTCGAAATGAATGCCGATCGGGGCATGATTACTGATCGTAATGGGGAAATACTGGCGATCAGTTCGCCGGTTGCTTCCGTTTATGTCGATCCCCAAATTTTAAAAATAACACCTGTTCAATTGGAGCAGTTGGCGCGCTTGCTGGAAATGGATAAAAGCGAAGTCGAAAAACGGATCTATCGAGACCGGGGGCGCTTTGTCTATCTGAAACGGCAAATTGTACCGGAAATAGCCGAGCGTATAGACGCTTTAAATATTCCAGGTGTTGCATTTAAAACAGAGTTTAAGCGTTATTACCCCGAAGGAGAGGGTGCGGCGCATGTGGTCGGTTTTACCGATATTAATGACCAAGGTCAGGAAGGTGTCGAGCGCGGATGGAATGATGTGCTGACTGGCGAAATGGGAAGTCGCCGTGTGATCAAGGATAATAAAGGTCGCATTATAGAAGATGTAGAAAATATCCGGCTTCCGAAGCCAGGGCAGGATGTGGTTTTGTCATTGGATAGAAGAATTCAGCATATCGCGCATCGAGAATTGAAATCCGCCGTTGCCGCCCATAAGGCAAAAGCTGGCAGTATTGTGGTACTGGACGCGCAAACAGGAGAAGTGCTGGCACTGACCAATTTCCCGGTTTATAACCCGAATTCAAGATCAAGCATTACAAGCAACAGACTTCGCAATCGTGCATTGATTGATACATTTGAACCGGGTTCGACGCTAAAACCGTTTCCGATAGCAACGGCCATTGAGATCGGTCATGTTAATCCCGATACAGTATTGCAGACTTCGCCCGGAACATTCAAAGTCGGGCGCTCTACAATACGTGATGTAAGCAATAAAGGTTTATTGTCGGTTGCAGAGGTGATACAGGTTTCCAGCAATGTCGGAACTGTAAAAATTGCTTTGTCGCTACTGCCGCAAACATTGTGGGAAATGTATAACAATGTCGGCTTTGGTGTGCCTATCGGAACGAGTTTTCCGGGCGAAGCAAGTGGCTTGCTTCGCCCCTATAATCAATGGCGCCCCATTGAGCAGGCAACAATGTCATTCGGTCATGGCATTTCGGTTTCTTTGATGCAACTTGCGCGTGCGTATACGATTTTTACCACGGGCGGCGAACTCAAGCCGGTTGCGCTTGAGAAGCAGGCCTTTCCAGTTATGGGTCAACGTGTTATTTCGAGTGAAACAGCGTTTGCTGTCAGTCAAATGCTGGAAATGGCCACGCAGTCTAAGGGTACCGCTCCACTGGCACAGGTGAACGGTTACCGCGTGGCTGGAAAAACGGGAACTGCACATAAACTGGTTGATGGGCGGTATGCCAAGAATCGTTATATTTCCTCATTTGTCGGTTATGCGCCTGTTTCCAGACCGCGTTTAATCATTGCTGTTATGCTTGATGAACCCTCCGCAGGAAAATACTTTGGCGGCGCTGTGGCGGCGCCAATATTCAGCCAGGTCATGGTTGGTGCGCTACGCATTCTAAATGTGCCTCACGATGCGCCGCCAGCGAATAATGGTGTGAATTTTTCAGTCGTATCGACGATGAACGGAGAAGGATGA
- the murD gene encoding UDP-N-acetylmuramoyl-L-alanine--D-glutamate ligase, with translation MNLKGKHVLVLGMGETGLSIAKWLVRQNARVRLADSRSDPPNMLTMESVLPEVEIFKGPFESKIFEGVELIAMSPGVPMAESHVQQAIKCGVPVVGDITLFNWALEQCEAPKPEILAITGTNGKTTVTAMVGSMLKKAGFDVEVAGNIGPAVLDSLMRCMDSGHLPQFWVLEVSSFQLELTENLNADVATVLNLEQDHLDRYDSFGDYVLAKARIFQHEKPASGTQVLNRDDAESIAMGLSEKKQITFGLNEPVTKTDFGIVHTSDGIWLAEGRMLLMKVSELMLNGMHNAANALAALALCRALQVPIEPLLSALREFKGLPHRMEEVAAFNGVVFIDDSKSTNVGATVAALKGLQRKVVLIAGGDGKGQEFSALNNVVAENARGVVLIGRDADKIATALDGCGVPVLFARTMAEAVQKCFLLARKDDVVMLSPACASLDMFRNYIHRAEVFSAAVKDIEERLFSIGENTH, from the coding sequence ATGAATCTAAAAGGAAAACATGTGCTGGTACTGGGTATGGGTGAAACAGGACTATCGATAGCAAAATGGCTGGTACGCCAGAATGCCCGTGTGCGCCTGGCTGATAGCCGTTCTGACCCGCCAAATATGCTGACTATGGAAAGCGTGTTGCCGGAAGTCGAAATTTTTAAAGGCCCATTTGAAAGCAAGATATTTGAGGGTGTCGAGTTGATTGCGATGAGTCCGGGTGTACCAATGGCGGAATCACATGTTCAGCAGGCGATCAAGTGCGGTGTACCGGTCGTGGGCGACATTACACTGTTTAACTGGGCGCTTGAACAATGTGAGGCGCCAAAACCTGAAATTCTTGCGATTACGGGAACAAATGGGAAGACGACAGTTACGGCAATGGTCGGTTCAATGTTAAAAAAAGCCGGGTTTGATGTGGAGGTCGCCGGAAATATTGGCCCCGCAGTGCTCGATTCATTGATGCGCTGCATGGATAGTGGTCATTTGCCGCAATTCTGGGTTTTGGAGGTTTCCAGTTTTCAACTGGAGTTGACTGAGAATTTAAACGCAGATGTGGCAACAGTTTTGAATCTGGAACAGGATCATTTGGATCGTTATGACAGCTTTGGTGACTATGTGCTTGCAAAAGCCAGAATCTTCCAACATGAGAAGCCAGCCAGCGGAACACAAGTTCTTAACCGGGATGACGCCGAATCGATAGCGATGGGCCTGTCGGAGAAAAAACAGATTACATTCGGACTGAATGAGCCGGTAACAAAAACAGATTTTGGTATCGTGCATACGAGTGATGGTATCTGGCTGGCTGAAGGGCGGATGCTGTTAATGAAAGTTTCCGAATTAATGCTAAATGGTATGCATAATGCTGCCAATGCGTTGGCTGCGCTGGCACTCTGCCGGGCTTTGCAGGTTCCCATCGAACCACTGTTGTCAGCACTGCGTGAATTCAAGGGATTGCCGCACCGCATGGAAGAAGTTGCCGCTTTCAATGGCGTGGTTTTTATCGACGACTCAAAGAGTACCAATGTCGGTGCAACGGTCGCTGCGCTAAAGGGGTTGCAGCGTAAAGTGGTTTTGATTGCAGGTGGCGACGGGAAAGGGCAGGAATTTTCTGCATTAAATAATGTGGTCGCGGAGAATGCGCGCGGTGTTGTGTTGATTGGCCGTGATGCGGATAAGATAGCCACGGCGCTGGACGGTTGCGGTGTGCCGGTTCTTTTTGCAAGAACCATGGCGGAAGCGGTGCAGAAATGTTTCTTGCTGGCGCGGAAAGATGATGTGGTGATGTTGTCACCGGCGTGCGCCAGTTTAGATATGTTCAGGAATTATATCCATCGTGCGGAAGTTTTTAGTGCGGCGGTCAAGGATATCGAGGAAAGATTGTTCAGTATTGGAGAAAATACTCATTAA
- the mraY gene encoding phospho-N-acetylmuramoyl-pentapeptide-transferase — protein MLLELSQWLAQDIRAFNVFSYLTLRTMLAALTALAISFLIGPVMIRKLTAYKIGQSVRDDGPQTHLIKAGTPTMGGALILVAIVLTTLLWADLSNRYIWVVLLTTLGFGIIGWVDDYRKVVYRNPKGLSASAKFFWQSVIAFTVAVYLAVTAELPAQTDMIVPFFKEIAIPLGVTGFIILTYFVIVGTSNAVNLTDGLDGLAIMPTVMIGGALAIFAYVAGHVVFANYLGIPYIPNAGELSVFCGALAGAGLAFLWFNTYPAEVFMGDVGALSLGAALGVITVIVRQEIVLIIMGGIFVMEALSVMLQVASYKLTGRRIFRMAPLHHHFELKGWKENQVVVRFWIITIILVLVGLSTLKLR, from the coding sequence ATGTTGCTAGAGTTATCTCAATGGCTGGCTCAGGATATCCGTGCGTTCAATGTATTTAGTTATTTGACATTACGTACAATGCTTGCGGCACTGACAGCATTGGCAATTTCATTTCTGATCGGTCCGGTCATGATTCGAAAACTGACCGCTTACAAGATAGGACAATCGGTGCGCGATGACGGGCCGCAAACCCATTTGATCAAGGCAGGTACGCCGACAATGGGCGGGGCGTTAATTCTGGTGGCGATTGTTTTGACGACCTTGCTGTGGGCGGATTTAAGTAATCGTTATATTTGGGTGGTACTGCTGACCACGTTGGGTTTTGGCATTATTGGATGGGTAGATGATTACAGGAAGGTTGTTTATCGGAACCCAAAAGGACTCTCCGCTAGCGCCAAGTTTTTTTGGCAATCAGTTATTGCATTTACAGTGGCGGTATATCTGGCGGTGACTGCTGAATTGCCTGCACAAACCGATATGATCGTGCCTTTTTTCAAGGAAATTGCGATTCCATTGGGAGTGACCGGTTTTATCATACTGACCTACTTTGTTATTGTCGGCACCAGCAATGCGGTTAATTTAACGGATGGTCTGGATGGCTTGGCAATAATGCCGACAGTGATGATAGGCGGTGCGTTGGCAATTTTTGCTTACGTTGCCGGTCATGTCGTTTTTGCAAATTACCTGGGTATTCCTTATATCCCGAATGCGGGTGAATTATCGGTTTTCTGCGGCGCCTTGGCGGGTGCCGGTCTTGCTTTTTTATGGTTTAACACGTATCCGGCGGAAGTGTTCATGGGCGATGTGGGCGCGCTATCTCTCGGCGCGGCGCTCGGCGTAATAACCGTGATTGTTCGTCAGGAGATTGTGCTGATTATTATGGGTGGTATTTTTGTGATGGAAGCGCTTTCTGTGATGTTGCAGGTGGCCTCCTACAAACTGACTGGACGACGTATTTTTCGAATGGCGCCATTGCATCATCACTTTGAATTGAAAGGCTGGAAAGAGAACCAGGTGGTTGTGAGATTCTGGATTATTACCATTATTTTGGTTCTGGTGGGTCTGTCGACCTTGAAACTGAGATGA
- the ftsW gene encoding putative lipid II flippase FtsW, with translation MIYPASNTNPSTNTSKVPELDQVLLWSILFLLSIGLIMVYSASIAIAEAQFGVNHSNHYLIRHVVYLVLGMLLGLAAFQVPVQMWQKYAIFLFLAGILLLILVLIPGIGREVNGSQRWISLYMVNLQPSEFMKLFMIIYAADYVVRKAADLDNFYKGFLPLIAVTGVVGFLLLQQPDFGAAVVVTALMICILFLGGVSIKIFTTLLGLMAAGMFVLIYVANYRLDRIIGFMDPWADPLGKGYQLSHALIAFGRGEWFGVGLGGSVEKLFYLPEAHTDFLLAVLAEELGFIGVVTVITLFAVVVMRAFAIGRRAAKLECYFAALVAQGIGLWIGMQALINMGVNMGVLPTKGLTLPLMSFGGSSITAICFALAVLLRIDWENRRRLKGMSI, from the coding sequence ATGATTTATCCGGCAAGCAATACAAATCCGAGTACAAATACAAGCAAGGTGCCTGAATTGGATCAGGTGCTGCTTTGGTCTATATTGTTTTTGTTAAGCATTGGATTGATTATGGTTTATTCAGCTTCGATTGCCATCGCCGAAGCACAGTTTGGTGTCAATCATTCCAATCATTATCTGATTCGTCATGTGGTTTATCTGGTGTTGGGTATGTTGTTAGGGCTTGCAGCGTTTCAGGTGCCCGTTCAAATGTGGCAGAAATATGCCATTTTTCTGTTTCTCGCTGGTATTTTATTGCTGATACTGGTATTGATTCCCGGGATTGGGCGCGAAGTCAACGGCAGTCAGCGGTGGATATCATTGTACATGGTAAATCTTCAGCCTTCTGAATTCATGAAGCTCTTCATGATTATCTATGCGGCGGATTATGTGGTGCGCAAGGCGGCCGATCTGGACAATTTTTATAAAGGTTTTTTGCCGTTAATTGCCGTGACCGGTGTTGTCGGTTTTCTCTTGTTGCAACAACCGGATTTTGGCGCTGCCGTTGTGGTTACAGCATTGATGATTTGTATTCTGTTTTTAGGTGGAGTCAGCATAAAGATATTTACAACACTTTTGGGCTTAATGGCGGCGGGTATGTTTGTATTGATATATGTTGCCAACTACCGGCTGGACCGCATTATTGGTTTTATGGATCCTTGGGCTGATCCATTGGGCAAAGGCTATCAGCTCAGTCACGCGCTGATTGCTTTTGGACGCGGAGAATGGTTTGGTGTCGGACTGGGGGGCAGCGTGGAAAAATTATTTTACCTGCCCGAAGCGCACACCGATTTTCTTCTGGCTGTACTGGCTGAAGAACTTGGATTTATAGGTGTTGTGACAGTAATTACGCTTTTTGCTGTCGTCGTCATGCGCGCTTTTGCCATCGGGCGCAGGGCCGCAAAACTGGAATGTTATTTTGCGGCATTGGTTGCACAAGGTATCGGGTTGTGGATAGGCATGCAGGCACTCATCAATATGGGCGTCAATATGGGTGTTTTGCCGACCAAAGGATTGACGCTGCCATTGATGAGTTTTGGTGGCAGCAGCATCACAGCGATTTGTTTTGCGTTGGCTGTTTTGCTGAGAATTGACTGGGAAAACAGGCGGCGGTTAAAGGGGATGAGTATTTGA
- the ftsL gene encoding cell division protein FtsL: MFKLNLILIVMFVICALALVTAQHETRKLNMALENENKITRKLEVEWGKLQLEQSTLIARQLIENSARKQLNMEVPSADHVQIISAKKVDESRWAVLDHVEKF, encoded by the coding sequence ATGTTTAAATTGAATCTTATTTTAATCGTGATGTTTGTGATTTGTGCGCTAGCTCTGGTGACGGCGCAGCATGAGACGCGCAAACTGAATATGGCTTTGGAAAATGAAAATAAAATAACCCGAAAGCTGGAAGTTGAATGGGGCAAGTTGCAGCTGGAACAAAGTACACTTATTGCACGACAGTTAATAGAAAATTCTGCTAGAAAACAATTGAATATGGAGGTGCCTTCTGCTGATCATGTGCAGATAATTTCGGCAAAGAAAGTAGATGAATCACGGTGGGCGGTACTTGATCATGTTGAAAAATTTTAA
- the murG gene encoding undecaprenyldiphospho-muramoylpentapeptide beta-N-acetylglucosaminyltransferase, whose amino-acid sequence MTQTILIMAGGTGGHVFPGLAVADYLKSAGWRVVWLGTKTGMESRLVVQHGYDMEAIDFSGLRGKRVSTWLILPFKLLRAFLQSLRILRRVQPDVVLGMGGYPAFPGGMMASLLNKPLVIHEQNSIPGLTNKVLAKLADKVLLGFPDIIKADKSKVIFSGNPVRIQITQLGSPEARFAGRSGPLKMLVVGGSRGAQVLNTVVPQALKLMPENHRPVVIHQAGEKNLDGLRKNYSGLGVTAELTAFIDDMAQYYATCDLVLCRAGALTVSELAAAGVASILVPYPYAVDDHQTANARFLSEHQAAVLLQQRDLNPDNLMEILRNMTREKLLAMAIAARKQAMPDATMRVAQACIEASETTT is encoded by the coding sequence ATGACACAAACCATATTGATTATGGCCGGTGGCACCGGAGGTCATGTATTTCCAGGTCTGGCCGTGGCGGATTATCTGAAGTCGGCAGGATGGCGAGTGGTTTGGTTGGGCACCAAAACGGGTATGGAGAGCAGATTGGTTGTGCAACATGGATATGATATGGAAGCGATTGATTTTTCGGGTTTACGTGGAAAACGCGTATCAACCTGGCTGATATTGCCATTCAAATTGCTTAGAGCATTTCTGCAAAGTCTTAGAATTTTGCGCAGAGTACAGCCGGATGTAGTACTGGGTATGGGTGGATATCCGGCGTTTCCAGGGGGGATGATGGCTTCCTTGCTTAACAAACCGCTGGTTATTCATGAGCAGAATTCCATACCGGGTCTAACCAATAAAGTATTGGCAAAGTTGGCTGATAAAGTGCTTTTGGGCTTTCCGGATATTATCAAAGCGGACAAAAGCAAGGTGATTTTTTCGGGCAATCCTGTACGTATTCAAATTACGCAACTGGGTTCGCCGGAAGCACGTTTTGCGGGACGTAGTGGTCCGCTTAAAATGCTGGTGGTTGGCGGCAGCCGCGGTGCACAGGTATTGAATACGGTGGTGCCGCAGGCTTTAAAGCTCATGCCGGAAAATCACCGTCCGGTTGTGATACATCAGGCGGGAGAAAAGAATTTGGACGGGTTGCGTAAGAACTATTCGGGCTTGGGTGTTACAGCTGAGCTGACTGCATTTATCGATGATATGGCGCAATACTATGCAACCTGTGATCTGGTGTTATGCCGAGCAGGCGCTTTAACGGTATCCGAATTGGCTGCGGCGGGTGTGGCAAGCATACTGGTGCCCTATCCTTATGCGGTGGATGATCATCAGACAGCGAATGCGCGATTTTTGAGTGAGCATCAGGCGGCTGTCTTGCTGCAACAACGCGATTTAAATCCGGATAATCTGATGGAAATTTTACGAAACATGACCCGCGAGAAATTATTGGCGATGGCGATTGCGGCGAGAAAACAGGCCATGCCTGACGCAACCATGCGGGTTGCGCAGGCGTGTATTGAAGCGAGCGAAACGACAACATGA
- a CDS encoding UDP-N-acetylmuramoyl-tripeptide--D-alanyl-D-alanine ligase has product MMLLQEAAQALNARWRGENVLFTGVSTDSRTLKSGDLFVALSGERFEGSRFVRAAQNNGAVAAMVGLNADDDVLSTDISFLQVDDTRLKLGQLAAFWRGRFSMPVIAVTGSNGKTTVKDMLAAILCQSLGNADITGQSISANSRVLATEGNLNNDIGMPLMLLRMRDTHRYAVIEMGMNHMGEIAYLTQLAKPDVAVVTNAGLAHIQGLGTVEAVAQAKGEIFSGLAEHGTAIVNADDRYASLWHRFAGSRRIIDFGLGQQAKQAQVFAEYQADGYDSSLQLHLPDGVVNVNLQVPGVHNIRNALAAAAAAVAVEIDGKTIAAGLENFRGVRGRLQRKKGLRHSVLIDDSYNANPESVRAALAVLTAAAGKRILVLGDMGELGESSVDLHRTIGEEARHAKLDKLLTLGELSQFASAAFGQGAEHFNSMDELLDVAESLLNEDVTVLVKGSRFMRMERVVDRLEA; this is encoded by the coding sequence ATGATGTTATTACAGGAAGCCGCTCAAGCTCTGAATGCGCGATGGCGAGGTGAAAATGTTTTGTTTACCGGCGTAAGTACGGATAGCAGGACGCTCAAGAGTGGCGATCTTTTTGTGGCTTTGTCTGGTGAAAGATTCGAAGGATCTCGTTTTGTCCGTGCTGCACAAAATAACGGTGCCGTAGCAGCCATGGTCGGGCTGAATGCGGATGATGATGTGCTGTCCACAGACATATCATTTCTTCAAGTGGATGACACGCGTTTGAAATTGGGACAGTTGGCCGCATTCTGGCGCGGCCGGTTTTCAATGCCGGTCATTGCTGTTACAGGCAGTAATGGAAAAACAACCGTGAAAGATATGCTGGCGGCAATACTTTGTCAGTCGCTGGGAAATGCGGATATCACAGGACAAAGTATATCGGCAAATTCAAGAGTACTGGCGACCGAAGGTAATCTGAATAACGATATCGGTATGCCATTGATGTTGCTGCGAATGCGCGATACACATCGCTATGCAGTGATTGAAATGGGCATGAATCATATGGGTGAAATTGCTTATCTGACTCAACTGGCAAAACCGGATGTGGCTGTAGTAACCAATGCAGGATTAGCCCATATACAGGGCCTGGGTACAGTGGAAGCGGTAGCGCAGGCTAAAGGCGAGATTTTCTCAGGGCTCGCTGAACATGGCACTGCGATCGTGAATGCAGACGATCGCTACGCATCCTTATGGCATAGGTTTGCAGGGAGTCGGCGGATTATTGATTTTGGATTGGGTCAGCAGGCTAAGCAAGCACAGGTGTTTGCAGAATACCAGGCGGACGGATATGACAGTTCACTGCAATTACACCTTCCCGACGGTGTTGTAAACGTAAATCTGCAGGTGCCCGGTGTGCATAATATCCGAAATGCGCTAGCGGCAGCTGCCGCCGCGGTGGCGGTTGAAATCGATGGCAAAACAATTGCTGCGGGGCTGGAGAATTTCAGGGGAGTGCGCGGGCGGTTGCAGAGAAAAAAAGGATTGCGGCATTCAGTGTTGATAGACGACAGTTACAACGCAAATCCGGAGTCGGTGCGTGCAGCTCTGGCAGTCTTGACGGCTGCGGCGGGTAAAAGGATCCTGGTGCTCGGGGACATGGGTGAACTGGGTGAATCATCGGTTGACTTGCATCGAACAATCGGTGAAGAAGCGCGACATGCCAAACTGGATAAGCTGTTGACACTGGGTGAATTGAGTCAGTTCGCAAGTGCTGCGTTTGGTCAAGGCGCCGAGCATTTCAATAGCATGGATGAATTGCTGGATGTGGCGGAAAGTTTGCTGAATGAAGACGTTACTGTGCTTGTTAAAGGGTCCCGATTTATGCGAATGGAACGGGTTGTCGATAGGCTGGAGGCATGA
- a CDS encoding UDP-N-acetylmuramoyl-L-alanyl-D-glutamate--2,6-diaminopimelate ligase, whose amino-acid sequence MADKTGKLFDYRQLEKLGVPVQNLVTDSRCVQAGDTFVALVGEKVDARRFIPQAIASGANAVIWDAHDFTWNPEWSIPSMTVANLRDKVGFIADHVYGHPSHTLNVVGFTGTNGKTSCSHWYAQAMEKLRKKTAVVGTLGNGFINALETTVNTTPDSVSLQKNLARFLQNGAKNVAMEVSSHGIVQGRINGITLSVAVLTNLSRDHLDYHQDMDAYAAAKARLFFWPGLKYAVVNIDDVLGIELLQQLACEPVQVIGYGFRKEAIKSASQQCWMVYGSNLKVDLHGLEFDIEFQGSREHLKTDLTGKFNAANLLAVAAALLASGVAFTDAVRALQYVQPITGRMEKFGGGSQPVVIVDYAHTPDALEKVLMTLREILQISRETKKMTRGSGRLHCVLGCGGERDKGKRQLIGGVATRYADDVIFTSDNPRNEDSQAIVNDIISGADRDNYQVEINRELAIYQSISSASSDDVVLVAGKGHENYQEIKGQKIPFSDAVVVQQILHDLSGKKRGRA is encoded by the coding sequence ATGGCTGATAAAACAGGCAAATTGTTTGATTATCGCCAGCTGGAAAAACTGGGTGTACCCGTTCAAAATCTGGTGACAGACAGTCGTTGTGTGCAGGCAGGCGATACTTTTGTAGCTTTGGTGGGTGAAAAAGTCGATGCGCGCAGATTTATACCGCAAGCCATTGCATCGGGCGCTAATGCTGTGATATGGGATGCGCATGATTTTACATGGAACCCTGAATGGTCCATACCCTCAATGACTGTTGCGAATCTTCGGGATAAAGTCGGATTTATTGCAGATCATGTGTATGGTCACCCGTCTCATACATTGAACGTGGTCGGTTTTACCGGAACAAATGGTAAAACATCGTGTAGTCATTGGTATGCGCAGGCCATGGAAAAATTGCGAAAAAAAACGGCTGTGGTAGGAACACTGGGTAATGGTTTTATCAATGCGCTAGAAACGACGGTGAATACAACGCCAGATTCGGTATCGTTGCAGAAGAATCTGGCACGCTTCTTACAAAATGGCGCTAAAAACGTGGCGATGGAAGTTTCCTCGCACGGTATCGTGCAAGGCCGTATTAACGGCATAACGTTATCTGTTGCAGTATTGACGAATTTATCACGTGATCATCTGGATTATCACCAGGATATGGATGCCTATGCTGCGGCCAAGGCGCGCCTTTTTTTCTGGCCGGGTTTGAAGTATGCGGTTGTCAATATTGATGACGTACTTGGAATTGAACTGCTGCAGCAACTCGCTTGCGAGCCTGTACAAGTCATCGGGTACGGATTCAGAAAAGAGGCGATTAAGTCTGCTTCCCAACAATGTTGGATGGTGTATGGATCCAATCTTAAGGTAGATCTGCATGGTCTTGAATTCGATATCGAATTCCAAGGCAGTCGCGAACATTTGAAAACTGATCTGACGGGTAAATTTAATGCAGCGAACTTGTTGGCAGTGGCGGCAGCACTTTTGGCAAGTGGCGTTGCTTTTACAGACGCGGTCAGAGCGCTTCAATATGTCCAGCCGATTACGGGGCGTATGGAAAAATTTGGTGGTGGGAGTCAGCCTGTTGTGATTGTGGATTATGCGCATACGCCGGATGCATTGGAGAAGGTGCTAATGACATTGCGCGAGATTTTGCAAATTTCCCGTGAAACAAAAAAAATGACCCGGGGATCGGGGCGTTTACATTGCGTATTGGGGTGTGGCGGTGAACGGGACAAAGGTAAGCGGCAATTGATCGGGGGCGTGGCTACGCGTTATGCGGATGATGTTATTTTTACCAGCGATAATCCGCGTAACGAAGATTCCCAAGCGATTGTTAATGACATCATATCCGGCGCAGATCGAGATAATTATCAAGTTGAAATCAATCGTGAATTGGCGATTTATCAATCGATCAGCAGTGCTTCTTCAGATGATGTTGTATTGGTTGCCGGTAAGGGGCACGAAAATTACCAGGAGATCAAAGGACAAAAAATACCGTTCAGTGACGCTGTTGTTGTGCAGCAGATACTCCATGACTTATCAGGTAAAAAAAGAGGGCGGGCATGA